The following are from one region of the Myxocyprinus asiaticus isolate MX2 ecotype Aquarium Trade chromosome 2, UBuf_Myxa_2, whole genome shotgun sequence genome:
- the sord gene encoding sorbitol dehydrogenase encodes MDKDNLSVVLHSKGDLRLEQRPIPEPGPNEVLLQMHSVGICGSDVHYWQNGRIGDFVLKQPMILGHEASGRVVKVGSAVTHIKTGDRVAIEPGVPREIDEFFKSGRYNLSPGIFFCATPPDDGNLCRYYKHSANFCYKLPDNVTYEEGALIEPLSVGIHACRRAGVTLGSSVFVCGAGPIGLVSLLAAKAMGASQVIISDLSSDRLAKAKEMGADFLLPVKKEDAPQELAKRLEGMLGCMPQISIECTGVESSIQTAIYATRSGGVLVLVGLGAEMTTIPLLNAAVREVDIRGVFRYCNTWPMAIAMLASKNLNVKPLVTHRFPLEQAVQAFETARQGLGVKVILKCDKNDQNP; translated from the exons ATGGATAAAGACAACCTTTCTGTGGTCTTGCACTCTAAAGGAGACTTAAGATTG GAACAACGTCCGATTCCAGAGCCGGGACCAAATG aggtATTGCTTCAGATGCACTCGGTGGGTATTTGTGGATCAGACGTGCACTACTGGCAGAATGGACGGATAGGGGACTTTGTCCTGAAACAGCCCATGATACTGGGACATGAAGCCTCTGGTCGTGTGGTGAAAGTGGGCTCTGCTGTGACGCACATCAAAACAG GGGACAGAGTTGCCATTGAGCCTGGCGTTCCTCGTGAAATAGATGAGTTTTTTAAATCTGGACGTTACAACCTGTCTCCTGGCATATTCTTCTGCGCCACTCCCCCAGATGATGGAAACCTGTGTAGATATTATAAGCACAGTGCCAACTTCTGCTACAA GCTTCCCGATAATGTCACTTATGAGGAAGGAGCCCTGATTGAGCCCCTGTCAGTGGGGATCCATGCCTGCAGGAGggcaggggtcactcttggaagctcAGTGTTTGTCTGTGGTGCAG GACCAATTGGACTAGTCTCATTGCTGGCAGCCAAAGCCATGGGTGCCTCACAAGTTATAATAAGTG ACCTGTCCTCTGATCGGCTGGCCAAAGCAAAAGAGATGGGGGCAGACTTCCTGCTACCTGTGAAGAAAGAGGATGCACCACAGGAACTGGCCAAAAGATTGGAAGGAATGCTTGGTTGCATGCCTCAAATCAGCATAGAATGCACTGGAGTGGAGAGCAGTATTCAGACAGCCATCTAT GCTACTCGTTCTGGTGGAGTGCTGGTATTGGTTGGGCTTGGTGCTGAGATGACCACCATACCTCTTCTCAATGCAGCAGTCAGAGAAGTTGACATTAGAGGTGTATTCCGCTACTGTAATAC CTGGCCGATGGCCATTGCTATGTTGGCATCTAAGAATTTGAATGTCAAACCCCTGGTCACCCACCGTTTCCCACTGGAACAGGCTGTGCAGGCCTTTGAGACGGCACGCCAGGGACTCGGGGTTAAGGTCATATTAAAATGTGACAAGAATGACCAGAACCCATGA
- the terb2 gene encoding telomere repeats-binding bouquet formation protein 2, producing the protein MFKGKTAWFSSSVGQGITSFWVSEGGAVCSWRTADYLFSDDASAEDTTSIYDSEDYMKNRATVFHSDFLSTCELRESVKSVPIGHYVLPPFAIQNEMRTLIGRFIWEKDEQVTCEQQMNTDVSEENLSDKTEDQPVRRTNSQEDCQTIASPNNVCLCCGIQQYPVNNMISGYVQIGQMKKYSGELYDFLPSLHGHTVSRINDETLPYCR; encoded by the exons ATGTTTAAAGGCAAAACGGCATGGTTCTCCAGCAGTGTTGGACAGGGGATAACCAGCTTCTGGG TGTCTGAGGGGGGCGCTGTTTGTTCCTGGAGAACAGCAGATTACCTCTTCAGTGATGatgcttctgctgaagacacCACAAG CATTTATGACAGTGAGGACTATATGAAGAACAGGGCAACAGTTTTCCACAGCGACTTCCTGTCTACCTGTGAACTACGAGAGAGTGTTAAATCTGTGCCTATTGGCCACTATGTTTTGCCGCCATTCGCCATCCAGAACG aaatgagaaCACTAATTGGAAGGTTTATTTGGGAAAAAGATGAACAG GTGACATGTGAACAACAAATGAATACTGATGTTTCTGAAGAAAACCTGTCTGATAAGACTGAAGATCAACCAGTGAGAAGAACAAACAG CCAGGAAGATTGTCAGACTATTGCATCACCGAacaatgtgtgtttgtgctgtgggATACAGCAGTATCCTGTAAACAACATGATCTCAG GATATGTTCAGATTGGCCAAATGAAGAAGTATTCAGGGGAACTGTATGATTTCCTTCCCTCCCTCCATGGCCATACCGTTTCAAGAATCAATGATGAGACACTTCCGTATTGTCgttaa